One stretch of Schlesneria sp. DSM 10557 DNA includes these proteins:
- a CDS encoding PhoPQ-activated pathogenicity-related family protein, with translation MKFVRPNCLTCLMLVFASTAFAQSSPAPVASPLQDYLNLPDKTFAWKLNEKIENPLGKIYDVELASQAWMDMTWKHVMMVYEPADLKHKDHVLLFITGGGNLNKPSDGDRMMGLLIAKLCGARVAMVHQVPNQPLLGGRKEDDLITDTFLFHLATGDKRWPLLFPMVKSAIRAMDCVEQLAEKEWNAPVKGFVVTGASKRGWTTWLTGASDKRVVGIAPIVIDTLNFPKQMDYQIETWGRYSEQIEDYERKGLIKHLQEDSDFPLWRWVDPWFYRDHLTLPKLIINGTNDRYWTVDALNVYWNDLSGDKYIRYVPNAGHSLQGGREGAFATLGVFFQHVIEGKALPAIDWKHETIGDALQLTIKSNQKPTAVRLWTASSATKDFRESKWEAKLIKDTNGDYIATLPKPADGHVALYGEVQFHAYGQDYTLTTQIRRE, from the coding sequence ATGAAATTTGTTCGACCGAACTGCTTGACTTGCCTGATGCTGGTTTTTGCCAGCACGGCATTCGCCCAGTCGTCCCCTGCTCCGGTCGCATCACCGCTTCAGGATTACCTGAACCTGCCAGACAAGACCTTCGCCTGGAAGCTCAATGAAAAGATTGAGAATCCGCTGGGCAAGATCTACGACGTCGAACTCGCGTCGCAGGCCTGGATGGATATGACCTGGAAGCACGTGATGATGGTCTACGAGCCAGCCGACCTGAAACACAAGGACCATGTGCTGCTCTTCATTACCGGCGGGGGCAATCTGAACAAGCCCAGCGATGGTGACCGCATGATGGGCCTGCTGATCGCGAAACTTTGCGGGGCACGGGTCGCCATGGTCCATCAGGTCCCCAATCAACCCCTGCTGGGTGGCCGCAAGGAAGATGATCTGATCACAGACACCTTCCTCTTCCACCTCGCCACAGGTGATAAACGCTGGCCGCTCCTGTTCCCGATGGTCAAAAGTGCCATCCGAGCCATGGACTGTGTCGAACAGCTTGCAGAAAAAGAGTGGAACGCGCCCGTCAAGGGGTTTGTCGTCACGGGAGCGTCGAAACGAGGATGGACCACGTGGTTGACCGGAGCATCCGACAAACGGGTCGTCGGCATTGCCCCCATCGTGATCGATACGCTGAACTTCCCCAAGCAAATGGACTACCAGATCGAAACCTGGGGACGCTACAGCGAGCAGATCGAAGATTACGAACGGAAGGGACTGATCAAGCATCTGCAGGAAGACAGTGACTTCCCGCTGTGGCGCTGGGTCGATCCCTGGTTCTACCGCGACCATCTGACTCTGCCGAAATTGATTATTAACGGTACCAATGACCGTTACTGGACGGTCGACGCTCTGAACGTCTATTGGAATGACCTGTCAGGCGACAAGTACATTCGTTACGTCCCCAATGCAGGACATAGTTTGCAGGGGGGCCGCGAAGGGGCCTTCGCCACTCTGGGGGTATTCTTCCAGCACGTGATCGAAGGAAAGGCGTTACCCGCCATCGACTGGAAGCACGAAACCATCGGCGACGCTCTCCAGTTGACCATCAAGTCAAACCAGAAGCCCACCGCCGTGCGGCTGTGGACGGCATCCTCAGCCACCAAAGACTTCCGAGAGTCGAAGTGGGAAGCCAAGCTGATTAAGGACACCAACGGCGACTATATCGCCACGCTGCCGAAACCAGCGGACGGACACGTGGCTCTCTACGGTGAGGTTCAATTCCACGCCTATGGACAAGACTACACGCTGACAACACAAATTCGCCGCGAGTAG